In Sporichthya polymorpha DSM 43042, a genomic segment contains:
- a CDS encoding maleylpyruvate isomerase family mycothiol-dependent enzyme produces MALDRAAAFQNDRVHILTLLRDLREDEWAAPSKCAGWAVRDVVSHMGAACHGTFTPWVLKLLAGKDIEAANNRDAEKRRSWEPAKLLREYEVWGNRCVPVMKVVQAPGARSLPVRVAEVGAYPAKLLTSAFVFDHGLHARYDIAAALGRTMPAQDENALATSIEWMIAGLSPMSGDRLSWLSAPVEFRLVGPGGGTWTVAPGAKRVKVTEGPSSSAAVTIEGPATTFPIWGTDREPWREAGIAIKGDEEIGTRFLDTKRII; encoded by the coding sequence ATGGCACTGGATCGGGCTGCGGCCTTTCAGAACGACCGGGTTCACATCCTCACCCTGCTCCGCGACCTGCGCGAGGACGAGTGGGCGGCGCCGAGCAAGTGCGCCGGCTGGGCGGTCCGCGACGTGGTCTCCCACATGGGCGCGGCGTGTCACGGGACGTTCACTCCGTGGGTGCTCAAGCTCCTGGCGGGCAAGGACATCGAGGCGGCGAACAACCGCGACGCCGAGAAGCGGCGCTCGTGGGAGCCGGCCAAGCTCCTCCGCGAGTACGAGGTGTGGGGCAACCGGTGCGTGCCGGTGATGAAGGTGGTCCAGGCTCCCGGTGCCCGTTCGCTGCCCGTGCGTGTCGCCGAGGTCGGTGCCTACCCGGCGAAGCTGTTGACGAGCGCCTTCGTCTTCGACCACGGTCTCCACGCCCGCTACGACATCGCCGCCGCCCTCGGCCGCACGATGCCCGCGCAGGACGAGAACGCTCTCGCCACCTCGATCGAGTGGATGATCGCCGGCCTCTCCCCCATGAGCGGCGACCGCCTGTCCTGGCTCTCCGCCCCGGTCGAGTTCCGCCTCGTCGGCCCCGGTGGCGGGACGTGGACCGTCGCACCCGGCGCGAAGCGGGTGAAGGTGACGGAGGGCCCGTCCTCCAGCGCCGCCGTCACGATCGAGGGCCCGGCCACCACCTTCCCGATCTGGGGCACCGACCGCGAACCCTGGCGCGAGGCCGGCATCGCCATCAAGGGCGACGAGGAGATCGGCACCAGGTTCCTCGACACCAAGCGGATCATCTGA
- a CDS encoding aldehyde dehydrogenase family protein, which produces MTSVADRSTASTTTDPGAQLAAETVARLRAVHRTGRTLPLEWRKRQLEGIIRLVTERESELAEALASDLGRTPHETWFGDIASTVGEAEYALKHLKKWMKPTRTGVPLALMPGKASYRYEPLGTVLVIGPWNYPFYLTLGPLIGAVAAGNCCVVKPSEHAPAASAALARLIPEYLDSEAIAVLEGDAAITQQIIDQKMDLVFFTGGTEIGRKIAEACAPHLTPVVLELGGKSPVIVTKNADLGVAARRISFGKLLNSGQTCVAPDYLLVEKSVREEFAAELKKAMSDMRAGAPEKQRIVNDRQFQRLTGLLTGLKPETGGNADPASIAIEPTVVLNPDRTAPVMQGEIFGPILPIIDVDSLDHAIAIINEGEKPLAAYIFSKSKAEIERLFSEVPCGGAVANHIAMHVLAPQLPFGGVGYSGMGAYHGKWGYEAFSHRKATLKMPTKPDLKLMYPPYSERDQKILRKLA; this is translated from the coding sequence ATGACCTCAGTCGCCGACCGGTCCACCGCGAGCACCACGACGGACCCGGGCGCCCAGCTGGCCGCCGAGACGGTGGCGCGCCTGCGTGCCGTGCACCGCACGGGCCGCACGCTTCCGCTGGAGTGGCGCAAGCGTCAGCTCGAAGGCATCATCCGGCTGGTCACCGAGCGCGAGTCCGAGCTCGCCGAGGCGCTGGCCTCCGACCTCGGGCGTACGCCGCACGAGACGTGGTTCGGCGACATCGCGTCGACGGTCGGTGAGGCCGAGTACGCGCTCAAGCACCTGAAGAAGTGGATGAAGCCGACCCGTACCGGCGTGCCCCTGGCCCTGATGCCGGGCAAGGCCTCCTACCGGTACGAGCCGCTGGGCACCGTCCTGGTGATCGGTCCGTGGAACTACCCCTTCTACCTGACGCTCGGCCCGCTCATCGGCGCCGTCGCCGCCGGCAACTGCTGCGTCGTCAAGCCGTCCGAGCACGCGCCGGCCGCGTCGGCCGCGCTGGCCCGCCTCATTCCCGAGTACCTCGACTCCGAGGCGATCGCGGTCCTGGAGGGTGACGCCGCGATCACCCAGCAGATCATCGACCAGAAGATGGACCTGGTCTTCTTCACCGGCGGCACCGAGATCGGCCGCAAGATCGCCGAGGCGTGTGCACCGCACCTGACCCCGGTCGTCCTCGAGCTTGGTGGCAAGAGCCCGGTCATCGTCACCAAGAACGCCGACCTCGGCGTCGCCGCCCGCCGCATCTCCTTCGGCAAGCTGCTGAACTCGGGTCAGACCTGCGTCGCGCCGGACTACCTGCTGGTCGAGAAGAGCGTTCGCGAAGAGTTCGCCGCGGAGCTCAAGAAGGCCATGTCCGACATGCGCGCCGGCGCGCCGGAGAAGCAGCGCATCGTGAACGACCGTCAGTTCCAGCGGCTGACCGGCCTGCTCACGGGCCTCAAGCCCGAGACCGGCGGCAACGCGGACCCGGCCTCGATCGCAATCGAGCCGACCGTCGTCCTCAACCCGGACCGCACCGCTCCGGTCATGCAGGGCGAGATCTTCGGCCCGATCCTCCCGATCATCGACGTCGACTCCCTCGACCACGCGATCGCGATCATCAACGAGGGCGAGAAGCCGCTCGCGGCCTACATCTTCAGCAAGTCGAAGGCTGAGATCGAGCGCTTGTTCAGCGAGGTCCCCTGCGGTGGTGCGGTGGCCAACCACATCGCCATGCACGTGCTCGCGCCGCAGCTGCCGTTCGGCGGCGTCGGCTACTCCGGCATGGGTGCCTACCACGGCAAGTGGGGCTACGAGGCCTTCAGCCACCGCAAGGCCACGCTGAAGATGCCGACCAAGCCCGACCTCAAACTGATGTACCCGCCGTACAGCGAGCGCGACCAGAAGATCCTGCGCAAGCTGGCCTAG
- a CDS encoding HNH endonuclease signature motif containing protein — protein sequence MFEQLIQPDEVDGIDLAELRAGLWHVPEDEPPAEHVEATLARVLAEADARVWDDPPPEVAALLDRCSREESEQTERSFSAADAERWREREATAFALWEQEYATTDGMLQRIVRSRADAARCNGAELRGMAEFAMQRAQEAAVAVAQAAAEGATREELEAVIEAAESSAAAELGVVLHLSPSAARARSDFASGLLRRLPETLKALEAGVLTERAAKVLWEETRDLNVADAARVERDCLDKAKNLTPASFGRRVRKRVEELDPAAARKRHERARTERRVSMSPAGDGMAWISLLLPAEEAMAVYGVIDAAARLKVPGDPRTLDQRKADAAVDLITRPGNQDPRVGYVVHMHGENASGESSSEPEDSGFVQVQGGERIPAARARAKADLTVYHPSVPVDIAALLADYNSRADVYRPPARLKRAIRARDRHCRFPGCRVPADRCELDHTIAFEIGGRTVYFNLSALCKFHHRIKHMPGWTCSQDEHGVLTWTTPTGQVFITRPPPPVGDEPPDFEQPAPTPWARAASRTADFDEDNPPF from the coding sequence ATGTTCGAGCAGCTGATCCAACCGGACGAGGTCGACGGGATCGACCTCGCTGAGCTGCGCGCGGGTCTGTGGCACGTTCCGGAGGACGAACCGCCCGCCGAGCATGTGGAGGCCACGCTGGCGCGGGTGCTCGCGGAGGCGGACGCGCGGGTGTGGGACGACCCGCCGCCGGAGGTCGCGGCGCTGCTCGACCGGTGCTCGCGTGAGGAGTCCGAGCAGACGGAGAGGTCGTTCTCGGCCGCGGATGCGGAGCGGTGGCGGGAGCGGGAGGCGACCGCGTTCGCGTTGTGGGAGCAGGAGTACGCCACCACCGACGGGATGCTCCAGCGCATCGTCCGCTCGCGGGCCGATGCGGCCCGGTGCAACGGTGCTGAGTTGCGGGGGATGGCGGAGTTCGCGATGCAGCGGGCGCAGGAGGCCGCGGTTGCGGTCGCGCAGGCCGCGGCCGAGGGCGCCACCCGTGAGGAGTTGGAGGCGGTGATCGAGGCCGCGGAGTCCTCCGCCGCGGCCGAGCTCGGTGTGGTGTTGCACCTGTCCCCGTCCGCGGCCCGCGCGCGCAGTGATTTCGCCTCCGGGTTGTTGCGGCGCCTGCCTGAGACCTTGAAGGCCCTGGAGGCCGGGGTGCTCACCGAACGGGCGGCGAAGGTTCTGTGGGAGGAGACCCGGGACCTGAATGTCGCCGATGCGGCGCGGGTCGAGCGGGACTGCCTGGACAAGGCGAAGAACCTGACCCCGGCCTCGTTCGGGCGCCGGGTGCGTAAGCGGGTGGAGGAGCTCGACCCCGCCGCCGCGCGTAAGCGGCACGAGCGGGCCCGCACCGAACGCCGGGTCTCGATGAGTCCGGCCGGGGACGGGATGGCGTGGATCTCCCTGTTGCTGCCGGCCGAGGAGGCGATGGCGGTCTACGGGGTGATCGATGCCGCCGCCCGCCTGAAGGTCCCCGGCGACCCCAGGACCCTGGATCAGCGCAAGGCCGACGCCGCGGTCGACCTGATCACCCGCCCCGGCAACCAGGACCCCCGCGTCGGCTATGTCGTGCACATGCACGGCGAGAACGCATCTGGCGAAAGCTCGTCTGAGCCTGAGGACTCCGGGTTCGTGCAGGTTCAGGGTGGGGAACGGATCCCGGCGGCGCGGGCGCGGGCCAAGGCGGACCTGACGGTGTATCACCCGTCAGTGCCGGTGGACATCGCCGCGCTGCTCGCGGACTACAACTCCCGCGCCGACGTCTACCGACCCCCGGCCAGGCTCAAGCGGGCGATCCGGGCGCGGGACCGGCACTGCCGGTTCCCCGGCTGCCGGGTCCCGGCCGACCGGTGCGAACTGGACCACACCATCGCCTTCGAGATCGGCGGCCGGACCGTCTATTTCAATCTCTCGGCGTTGTGCAAGTTCCACCATCGGATCAAACACATGCCGGGATGGACGTGCTCGCAGGACGAGCACGGGGTCCTGACCTGGACCACCCCCACCGGGCAAGTGTTCATCACCCGACCACCCCCACCGGTCGGGGACGAACCCCCCGACTTCGAACAACCCGCCCCCACACCCTGGGCCCGGGCTGCTTCGAGGACCGCCGATTTCGACGAGGACAACCCGCCGTTCTGA
- a CDS encoding TIGR03084 family metal-binding protein: MSGLMSQLVTDLAAETEIVEQMLAGLTEADWERPTPAEGWAIRDQISHLAFFDQAAALAMTDPERFQAEAAEHIAAGMDFPDRIAVECRSMPVPELHAWFRRARLELITQAGERDPKERVPWYGPAMSVASSVTARIMETWAHGQDIADTLGVTRPATERLKHVAHIGIGARAYSYRVRRLEAPEDPVRVELTAPDGSLWTWGPEDAENRVTGDALEFCLVVTQRRNLAETQLVRTGPIAEQWMTIAQAFAGAAGPGRPAPAAAH; this comes from the coding sequence ATGTCCGGCCTGATGTCGCAGCTGGTCACCGATCTGGCGGCGGAGACCGAGATTGTCGAGCAGATGCTCGCCGGGCTGACCGAGGCCGACTGGGAGCGGCCCACGCCGGCCGAGGGCTGGGCGATCCGCGACCAGATCTCGCACCTCGCGTTCTTCGACCAGGCCGCGGCGCTCGCCATGACCGACCCGGAGCGTTTCCAGGCCGAGGCGGCCGAGCACATCGCCGCCGGGATGGACTTCCCGGACCGCATCGCCGTCGAGTGCCGATCGATGCCGGTGCCCGAGCTGCACGCCTGGTTCCGGCGTGCGCGCCTCGAGCTGATCACGCAGGCGGGGGAGCGCGATCCCAAGGAGCGCGTGCCCTGGTACGGCCCGGCGATGAGCGTCGCGTCCTCGGTGACCGCGCGGATCATGGAGACCTGGGCGCACGGGCAGGACATCGCCGACACGCTCGGCGTGACCCGGCCAGCGACCGAGCGCCTGAAGCACGTCGCGCACATCGGCATCGGTGCGCGCGCCTACAGCTACCGCGTGCGCCGGCTGGAGGCGCCGGAGGACCCGGTCCGTGTCGAGCTCACGGCCCCGGACGGCAGCCTCTGGACCTGGGGTCCCGAGGACGCCGAGAACCGCGTCACCGGTGACGCGCTCGAGTTCTGCCTGGTCGTGACCCAGCGTCGGAATCTGGCGGAGACTCAGCTCGTCCGGACCGGCCCGATCGCCGAGCAGTGGATGACCATCGCTCAGGCCTTCGCCGGCGCCGCCGGCCCCGGTCGACCCGCCCCTGCCGCCGCGCACTGA
- a CDS encoding helix-turn-helix transcriptional regulator, with the protein MPPPPDVGRNRRAYSAVVTRLRGLAEVIGADFPVTPSGAVATALSEAAAELSDRCLARLAASGDADPALAGAFADLQETYAQLRRQELADRHLRLAQCERGLARLRGAPYTADLLDRAGAEVARSCGLQRVVLSRVEEGAWVPWIVHAGADDPWQELRGRVLVLRPRVGPEGRVVAESRAVLVQDRTGAAPGWPSGPPYVVAPIAPAGTVIGLLHGDHGPDGPACDATDRDVLSRFAQGFGHLYERTALLESMRLQQQQLRDLLAVLNATTEQLTESAIELTAALGADPVPPIAPAAAVLDDRLAALTGRERQVLELVASGARNAEIAERLVMSEGTVKVHVKHILAKLGASNRSQAIAHYLGRVASDVNRG; encoded by the coding sequence GTGCCGCCGCCCCCTGACGTCGGTCGCAACCGGCGCGCGTACTCCGCAGTGGTGACCCGGCTGCGCGGCCTTGCGGAGGTGATCGGAGCGGACTTCCCGGTCACCCCGTCGGGCGCCGTCGCCACCGCGTTGTCGGAGGCGGCGGCGGAGCTGAGCGATCGCTGCCTGGCGCGGCTGGCGGCGAGCGGAGACGCGGATCCCGCGCTGGCCGGCGCGTTCGCTGATCTGCAGGAGACGTACGCGCAGCTGCGTCGGCAGGAGCTCGCCGACCGACATCTGCGCCTGGCCCAGTGCGAGCGAGGGTTGGCCCGGCTGCGGGGGGCGCCGTACACGGCGGACCTGCTCGACCGGGCGGGTGCCGAGGTCGCGCGCAGCTGCGGCCTGCAGCGCGTGGTGCTGTCGCGGGTCGAGGAGGGGGCGTGGGTGCCGTGGATCGTCCACGCCGGCGCCGATGACCCGTGGCAGGAGTTGCGTGGTCGGGTGCTCGTGCTGCGTCCGCGCGTCGGCCCCGAGGGCCGGGTGGTCGCCGAGAGCCGGGCGGTCCTGGTTCAGGACCGGACGGGGGCCGCTCCGGGATGGCCGTCCGGGCCGCCGTACGTGGTTGCTCCCATTGCCCCGGCCGGGACGGTGATCGGCCTGCTGCACGGCGACCACGGCCCGGACGGACCGGCCTGCGACGCCACCGATCGGGACGTCCTGAGCCGATTCGCCCAAGGCTTCGGGCACCTGTACGAGCGGACGGCGCTGCTGGAGAGCATGCGGCTGCAGCAGCAGCAACTCCGGGACCTGCTGGCCGTGCTCAACGCGACGACCGAGCAACTGACCGAGTCGGCGATCGAGCTCACGGCCGCCCTCGGCGCCGACCCCGTTCCGCCGATCGCGCCCGCCGCGGCCGTGTTGGACGACCGGCTGGCGGCGCTCACCGGCCGGGAACGCCAGGTGCTCGAACTGGTCGCCAGTGGGGCGCGTAACGCGGAGATCGCGGAGCGGCTGGTGATGAGCGAGGGCACGGTGAAGGTGCACGTGAAGCACATCTTGGCGAAACTGGGGGCCTCGAACCGGTCCCAGGCGATCGCGCACTATCTGGGGAGAGTCGCGAGCGATGTGAATCGCGGATAA
- a CDS encoding acyl-CoA dehydrogenase family protein, translating to MVATSTIDNESPERVLLRKSVAAAVAPFGPSYFRQKAAAGEPTHDLWAAVVKGGFTSVNLPEEFGGGGAGLSELAVVCEEIATAGGPLLLMVVHSAICGPVIAEFGTAEQRAEWLPRWTEPDFRMCFAITEPDAGSNSHNLSLRATKQPDGDWVLHGSKIYISGVDESQAMLVVAKIGTDERTGKGQLALFIVDTDAPGLGKSHIPTELVLPEKQFLLSFDDVRVPANRVVGDPGDGLKQIFHGLNPERITGAALCNGISRYVLDRAVRYANERSVWGTPIGTHQGVAHPLAESKINLELARLMTFRAADLYDSRADAGEAANMAKFASAEAAMKCVDQAIQTHGGNGLATEYGVAHLWGLARLIKIAPVSREMILNHVAQHSLGLPKSY from the coding sequence ATGGTCGCGACCTCGACGATCGACAACGAGAGCCCGGAACGGGTGCTGCTGCGCAAGAGCGTGGCGGCCGCGGTGGCCCCGTTCGGACCGAGCTACTTCCGCCAAAAGGCGGCGGCGGGCGAGCCCACGCACGACCTGTGGGCGGCCGTCGTCAAGGGCGGGTTCACCTCGGTGAACCTGCCTGAGGAGTTCGGCGGCGGTGGCGCCGGGCTGTCCGAGCTCGCCGTCGTGTGCGAGGAGATCGCGACCGCCGGCGGTCCCCTGCTGCTGATGGTGGTGCACTCCGCGATCTGCGGTCCGGTCATCGCCGAGTTCGGCACGGCCGAGCAGCGCGCCGAATGGCTACCGCGGTGGACCGAGCCGGACTTCCGGATGTGCTTCGCCATCACGGAACCTGACGCCGGGTCGAACTCGCACAACCTCTCGCTGCGGGCGACGAAGCAGCCCGACGGCGACTGGGTGCTTCACGGCTCGAAGATCTACATCTCCGGCGTCGACGAGTCGCAGGCGATGCTCGTCGTCGCCAAGATCGGCACCGACGAGCGGACCGGCAAGGGTCAGCTCGCGCTGTTCATCGTCGACACCGACGCCCCCGGGCTCGGCAAGTCGCACATCCCGACCGAGCTCGTCCTGCCGGAGAAGCAGTTCCTGCTCAGCTTCGACGACGTCCGCGTTCCGGCGAACCGCGTCGTCGGCGACCCGGGCGACGGCCTGAAGCAGATCTTCCACGGACTCAACCCGGAGCGGATCACCGGCGCCGCGCTCTGCAACGGCATCAGCCGCTACGTCCTCGACCGGGCGGTCCGCTACGCCAACGAGCGTTCGGTGTGGGGCACCCCGATCGGCACGCACCAGGGCGTCGCGCACCCGTTGGCCGAGTCGAAGATCAACCTCGAGCTGGCGCGGCTGATGACCTTCCGCGCCGCGGATCTCTACGACAGCCGCGCCGACGCCGGCGAGGCCGCGAACATGGCGAAGTTCGCCTCCGCCGAGGCCGCGATGAAGTGCGTCGACCAGGCGATCCAGACCCACGGCGGCAACGGCCTCGCCACCGAGTACGGCGTCGCCCACCTCTGGGGCCTCGCCCGGCTGATCAAGATCGCCCCCGTCTCCCGGGAGATGATCCTCAACCACGTCGCCCAGCACAGCCTCGGTCTCCCGAAGTCCTACTGA
- a CDS encoding long-chain-fatty-acid--CoA ligase produces MKELVFPRTLLPTWRQRADEVGFINAATGEQRTFGEHADRVSQLCDAVATKLGVGPQDRVAVLSMNSMEYLELWHAGFLGAFVVNPLNLRFSPDELTYVLRDAESTVCFVDSNFAPVIEKIREAAGLKHVVLIGGGDGTADIRYEELLADAGNRWPEVPEEDDLAVVMYTGGTTGKPKGVMLDQRAEVLNQYHIAMSIPWERGDTYIISTPMFHGATMLGVVGASMFGVPVVIQSMFEPAGFLKACETYNCTVTVLVPTMIGMVLTHPEFAPERISSLKRLIYGASPMPKALLQKLLALLPDTRIIQGYGMTEAATVLTFFHDEDHREGSRLGSCGRALPGIEIKVVDAEGNDLPPGEAGEVYARGGNFMQGYLKLPEETAKALCDGWYASGDVGYLDEAGYLFLVDRAKDMIISGGENIYSVEVENAIASHPEVLQVAVIGIPHETWGEAVHAICVVTEGSTLTADDVIAHARNSIGGYKVPRSVDFRTEPLPLSGAMKVLKKDLRAPFWAGQDRAIN; encoded by the coding sequence GGTCTTTCCCCGCACGCTGCTGCCGACCTGGCGTCAGCGCGCCGACGAGGTCGGCTTCATCAACGCGGCCACCGGCGAGCAGCGCACGTTCGGTGAGCACGCCGACCGTGTGTCGCAGCTGTGCGACGCGGTCGCGACCAAGCTCGGCGTCGGTCCACAGGACCGCGTCGCCGTGCTGAGCATGAACAGCATGGAGTACCTCGAGCTCTGGCACGCGGGCTTCCTCGGCGCGTTCGTCGTGAACCCGCTGAACCTGCGGTTCTCCCCCGACGAGCTGACCTACGTCCTGCGGGACGCCGAGTCCACGGTCTGCTTCGTGGACTCGAACTTCGCGCCGGTCATCGAAAAGATCCGCGAGGCGGCCGGGCTGAAGCACGTGGTGCTCATCGGCGGCGGCGACGGCACCGCGGACATCCGCTACGAGGAACTGCTCGCCGACGCCGGCAATCGCTGGCCGGAGGTACCGGAGGAGGACGACCTCGCCGTCGTCATGTACACCGGCGGGACCACGGGCAAGCCCAAGGGCGTCATGCTCGACCAGCGCGCCGAGGTGCTGAACCAGTACCACATTGCGATGAGCATCCCGTGGGAGCGCGGCGACACCTACATCATCTCGACGCCCATGTTCCACGGCGCGACGATGCTCGGCGTCGTGGGCGCCTCGATGTTCGGCGTCCCGGTCGTCATCCAGTCGATGTTCGAGCCCGCCGGATTTCTCAAGGCCTGCGAGACCTACAACTGCACCGTCACCGTGCTCGTGCCGACGATGATCGGCATGGTGCTGACGCACCCCGAGTTCGCCCCGGAGCGGATCTCGTCGCTGAAGCGCCTCATCTACGGCGCCTCGCCGATGCCGAAGGCACTGCTGCAGAAGCTCCTCGCGCTCCTGCCGGACACCCGGATCATCCAGGGCTACGGCATGACCGAGGCGGCCACCGTCCTCACGTTCTTCCACGACGAGGACCACCGCGAGGGTTCGCGCCTCGGCTCCTGCGGTCGCGCGCTGCCCGGCATCGAGATCAAGGTCGTCGACGCCGAGGGCAACGATCTCCCGCCCGGTGAGGCCGGCGAGGTCTACGCCCGCGGAGGCAACTTCATGCAGGGCTACCTCAAGCTCCCGGAGGAGACCGCCAAGGCCCTCTGCGACGGCTGGTACGCCAGCGGCGACGTCGGCTATCTCGACGAGGCCGGATACCTGTTCCTCGTCGACCGGGCGAAGGACATGATCATCTCCGGCGGCGAAAACATCTACTCGGTCGAGGTCGAGAACGCGATCGCCTCGCACCCGGAGGTGCTCCAGGTCGCGGTCATCGGTATCCCGCACGAGACGTGGGGCGAGGCCGTCCACGCGATCTGCGTGGTGACGGAGGGCTCGACTCTCACGGCCGACGACGTGATCGCGCACGCCCGGAACTCGATCGGCGGTTACAAGGTCCCCCGTTCGGTGGACTTCCGCACCGAGCCGCTCCCCCTGTCCGGGGCAATGAAGGTGCTGAAGAAGGACCTGCGCGCCCCGTTCTGGGCGGGCCAGGACCGCGCCATCAACTAG
- a CDS encoding response regulator transcription factor produces MTSLALLLEQAAELRERAAAALAGGGRQDRAGRRRLTDALEDTTAKLAAVLRRPAAPGMDLGALGRALADLTRAGADLAEDAVSRRFAAVDRIHESLGRLRAIPDVGELLEAAAAELAHCCDLDRTVVSRRRGSTWRAEAVWISPGVDPDVAARTRAYLTEQWIPLRAGTLENDLVRRRCAALVSAQDAGVDRELVEAAESVGYIASPVMPSGEVIGFLQGDRWVGSRELTDHDRDNLWTFAEGFGLIFQHLVLSQRLDQQRAHLREAFVAAERNLAELSSAELLLARRERPRPAGTESTGPAGAVPMFSRREREVLELMVAGARNTDIAERLVISESTVKAHVSRVTHKLKAANRAEAVSRFLLLERGRAAAP; encoded by the coding sequence ATGACGTCCCTGGCGCTGCTGCTGGAGCAGGCCGCCGAGCTCCGCGAGCGGGCGGCGGCCGCGCTGGCCGGGGGCGGACGACAGGACCGGGCCGGGCGGCGTCGGTTGACCGACGCGCTGGAGGACACGACGGCGAAGCTCGCCGCGGTCCTGCGCCGCCCGGCAGCGCCCGGGATGGACCTTGGAGCGCTGGGGCGAGCCCTCGCCGACCTCACGCGGGCCGGGGCGGACCTGGCCGAGGACGCGGTCTCGCGCCGCTTCGCGGCCGTCGACCGGATTCACGAGAGCCTCGGCCGCCTGCGGGCGATTCCCGACGTCGGCGAGCTGCTCGAGGCTGCCGCCGCCGAACTCGCGCACTGCTGCGATCTCGACCGCACGGTGGTCAGTCGACGACGCGGCTCCACGTGGCGAGCCGAGGCCGTGTGGATCTCACCCGGCGTCGATCCCGACGTCGCCGCCCGCACGCGGGCGTACCTCACCGAGCAGTGGATCCCGCTCCGGGCGGGGACCTTGGAGAACGACCTGGTGCGACGCCGGTGCGCCGCGCTGGTCTCCGCCCAGGACGCCGGTGTCGACCGCGAGCTCGTCGAGGCGGCCGAGAGCGTCGGCTACATCGCCTCTCCGGTGATGCCGAGCGGGGAGGTGATCGGGTTCCTGCAGGGCGACCGCTGGGTCGGCAGTCGCGAGCTCACCGACCACGACCGGGACAACCTCTGGACGTTCGCGGAGGGCTTCGGGCTCATCTTCCAGCACCTGGTGCTCTCGCAGCGGCTGGACCAGCAGCGCGCGCACCTGCGCGAGGCGTTCGTGGCCGCCGAGCGCAATCTTGCCGAGCTGAGTTCGGCGGAGCTGCTGCTGGCGCGGCGGGAACGACCGCGGCCGGCGGGGACGGAGAGCACGGGACCGGCCGGCGCGGTGCCGATGTTCAGCCGCCGTGAGCGCGAGGTCCTCGAGCTCATGGTGGCGGGAGCGCGGAACACCGACATCGCCGAGCGGCTGGTGATCAGTGAGTCGACGGTCAAGGCCCACGTCAGCCGGGTGACGCACAAGCTCAAGGCGGCGAACCGTGCCGAGGCGGTCTCCCGATTCCTCCTGCTGGAGCGCGGTCGTGCCGCCGCCCCCTGA